In a genomic window of Periophthalmus magnuspinnatus isolate fPerMag1 chromosome 3, fPerMag1.2.pri, whole genome shotgun sequence:
- the rhpn2 gene encoding rhophilin-2 isoform X2, which produces MTDTLLPNGIKDGGGERNYFKKGCNPFAQTGRSKLQNKRAGLNQEIIKQMRLRAGAENLLKATSNNKVKEMVLLELSYCNSNLQLLMGELEGLNSSVEVYQSTQETANIPLIALGLKETKEVDFSAPFKDFIMEHYNEDGRRYEEEIADLMDLRQACRTPSRNEEGVELLAKYFAHLPLIESRFFSPSRQTGIFFTWYDSFTGVPVCQQNLSLEKASILFNMAALYSQIGTRSNRQTLNGLDEAISSFQKAAGTLHHLKETFTHTPSYDMSPAMLSMLIRMMIAQAQECIFEKTALPGIKNNLYALLKMAQEAAKVSEIYDHVHQYMIQTPIKDNVPLFWSTMAQVKTNHYRAVAHYFVSLALLDHQLGAQDDEDQQEKALSQVYDHIPDGRTPLDILKKREDRERIGKAHIRRAILCHEEALRVYSLCLHLNKLEVLQEILKASLQRSLEKSSAHEEEEEFTDYMEAPDIISKTEHKAELDIPATIKGPLSVFSAKQQWTAPKTIHICPEDRDLGFTLKGEPPVQVVSLDPLCKAAEDGLKEGDYIVAVGDTDCKWMGVGDVMRLLKDVGEEGIDIQVVSMMDSNSAMPTKSATFCGNIPKTYSMICLAYNDDDNHPKTNKVSKKSSFLSWGIKNKLKSTSTLSLPTADHSTAQPWNKPHPSFPRCSSHNNDSL; this is translated from the exons ATGACAGACACGCTTTTACCGAACGGCATTAAAGACGGAGGAGGGGAGCGCAACTACTTCAAAAAG ggaTGCAACCCTTTTGCACAAACTGGACGAAGCAAACTGCAAAACAAGCGTGCTGGTCTGAACCAGGAGATCATCAAGCAAATGCGCTTGCGAGCCGGGGCTGAGAACCTGCTCAA AGCTACGTCCAACAACAAAGTCAAGGAAATGGTTTTACTGGAGCTGAGCTACTGCAACTCTAACCTGCAGCTACTGATGGGAGAGCTGGAAGGCCTCAACAGCTCTGTGGAGGTCTACCAAAGCACACA GGAGACAGCCAACATCCCTCTGATTGCCCTTGGCCTTAAGGAAACTAAAGAGGTGGATTTTTCTGCTCCGTTTAAG gatTTCATTATGGAACACTACAATGAAGATGGGAGAAGGTACGAGGAAGAGATTGCTGACCTGATGGACTTACGGCAG GCATGCAGAACACCGAGCCGAAACGAGGAGGGAGTGGAGCTACTTGCTAAATACTTTGCCCATCTTCCACTGATAGAAAGTAGATTCTTCTCCCCTTCTCGGCAGACAGGAATTTTTTTCACATG GTATGACTCTTTCACTGGAGTGCCTGTGTGCCAACAAAACCTGTCATTGGAGAAGGCCAGTATCCTCTTCAATATGGCCGCCCTGTACTCACAGATTGGCACCCGCAGTAACAGACAGACTCTAAACGGGCTGGATGAGGCCATCTCATCTTTCCAGAAAGCTGCAG GTACCTTGCACCACCTTAAAGAGACATTCACCCACACTCCCAGCTATGACATGAGCCCAGCCATGCTCAGTATGCTAATCCGGATGATGATCGCTCAAGCCCAAGAGTGCATTTTTGAGAAGACGGCTCTACCAGGAATCAAAAACAACTTGTATGCTCTGCTAAAAATGGCCCAGGAAGCCGCAaag GTGTCAGAAATCTATGACCATGTTCATCAATACATGATCCAGACCCCTATCAAAGACAATGTGCCCCTGTTCTGGTCAACTATGGCACAAGTGAAAACTAATCACTACAGAGCTGTGGCCCACTACTTTGTGTCTTTGGCGCTGTTGGATCACCAGC ttggagCACAGGATGATGAGGACCAGCAGGAGAAAGCCTTGTCACAAGTCTATGATCATATCCCCGACGGGCGCACTCCTCTGGACATCCTGAAAAAAAGAGAGGACCGTGAGCGGATTG GTAAAGCACATATTCGCAGAGCCATTCTGTGCCACGAGGAAGCCCTGAGAGTTTATAGCCTATGCCTCCACTTGAACAAACTGGAAGTCCTTCAAGAGATCCTCAAGGCTAGTCTACAACGCTCACTGGAAAAGTCCAGTGcacatgaggaggaggaggagtttacGGACTACATGGAAGCACCCGATATTATCT CTAAGACCGAGCACAAAGCAGAATTGGACATTCCTGCCACCATAAAG GGCCCATTGTCAGTCTTCTCAGCCAAACAGCAGTGGACAGCACCAAAGACAATCCACATCTGTCCTGAAGATCGAGACCTGGGCTTCACTCTGAAAGGAGAACCTCCCGTCCAGGTGGTCTCTCTGGATCCTCTCTGCAAAGCGGCT GAGGATGGTCTAAAAGAGGGCGACTATATTGTTGCTGTGGGTGACACAGACTGCAAATGGATGGGTGTGGGTGACGTTATGCGCTTACTGAAGGATGTTGGTGAAGAAGGCATTGATATCCAGGTCGTTAGCATGATGGACTCCAACTCTGCTATG ccgACAAAAAGTGCAACTTTCTGTGGAAACATTCCAAAAACCTACTCTATGATTTGTCTGGCCTATAATGATGATGACAACCATCCCAAGACAAACAAAGTGAGCAAGAAATCATCGTTTTTGAGTTGGGGTATCAAAAACAAGCTGAAAAGTACGAGCACCCTCAGTCTCCCTACAGCAGACCATTCCACTGCCCAGCCGTGGAATAAACCCCATCCAAGTTTCCCTAGATGTAGTTCACACAACAATGACAGTCTCTAA
- the rhpn2 gene encoding rhophilin-2 isoform X1, producing MTDTLLPNGIKDGGGERNYFKKGCNPFAQTGRSKLQNKRAGLNQEIIKQMRLRAGAENLLKATSNNKVKEMVLLELSYCNSNLQLLMGELEGLNSSVEVYQSTQETANIPLIALGLKETKEVDFSAPFKDFIMEHYNEDGRRYEEEIADLMDLRQACRTPSRNEEGVELLAKYFAHLPLIESRFFSPSRQTGIFFTWYDSFTGVPVCQQNLSLEKASILFNMAALYSQIGTRSNRQTLNGLDEAISSFQKAAGTLHHLKETFTHTPSYDMSPAMLSMLIRMMIAQAQECIFEKTALPGIKNNLYALLKMAQEAAKVSEIYDHVHQYMIQTPIKDNVPLFWSTMAQVKTNHYRAVAHYFVSLALLDHQLGAQDDEDQQEKALSQVYDHIPDGRTPLDILKKREDRERIGKAHIRRAILCHEEALRVYSLCLHLNKLEVLQEILKASLQRSLEKSSAHEEEEEFTDYMEAPDIISKTEHKAELDIPATIKVKVIDFFQRLGPLSVFSAKQQWTAPKTIHICPEDRDLGFTLKGEPPVQVVSLDPLCKAAEDGLKEGDYIVAVGDTDCKWMGVGDVMRLLKDVGEEGIDIQVVSMMDSNSAMPTKSATFCGNIPKTYSMICLAYNDDDNHPKTNKVSKKSSFLSWGIKNKLKSTSTLSLPTADHSTAQPWNKPHPSFPRCSSHNNDSL from the exons ATGACAGACACGCTTTTACCGAACGGCATTAAAGACGGAGGAGGGGAGCGCAACTACTTCAAAAAG ggaTGCAACCCTTTTGCACAAACTGGACGAAGCAAACTGCAAAACAAGCGTGCTGGTCTGAACCAGGAGATCATCAAGCAAATGCGCTTGCGAGCCGGGGCTGAGAACCTGCTCAA AGCTACGTCCAACAACAAAGTCAAGGAAATGGTTTTACTGGAGCTGAGCTACTGCAACTCTAACCTGCAGCTACTGATGGGAGAGCTGGAAGGCCTCAACAGCTCTGTGGAGGTCTACCAAAGCACACA GGAGACAGCCAACATCCCTCTGATTGCCCTTGGCCTTAAGGAAACTAAAGAGGTGGATTTTTCTGCTCCGTTTAAG gatTTCATTATGGAACACTACAATGAAGATGGGAGAAGGTACGAGGAAGAGATTGCTGACCTGATGGACTTACGGCAG GCATGCAGAACACCGAGCCGAAACGAGGAGGGAGTGGAGCTACTTGCTAAATACTTTGCCCATCTTCCACTGATAGAAAGTAGATTCTTCTCCCCTTCTCGGCAGACAGGAATTTTTTTCACATG GTATGACTCTTTCACTGGAGTGCCTGTGTGCCAACAAAACCTGTCATTGGAGAAGGCCAGTATCCTCTTCAATATGGCCGCCCTGTACTCACAGATTGGCACCCGCAGTAACAGACAGACTCTAAACGGGCTGGATGAGGCCATCTCATCTTTCCAGAAAGCTGCAG GTACCTTGCACCACCTTAAAGAGACATTCACCCACACTCCCAGCTATGACATGAGCCCAGCCATGCTCAGTATGCTAATCCGGATGATGATCGCTCAAGCCCAAGAGTGCATTTTTGAGAAGACGGCTCTACCAGGAATCAAAAACAACTTGTATGCTCTGCTAAAAATGGCCCAGGAAGCCGCAaag GTGTCAGAAATCTATGACCATGTTCATCAATACATGATCCAGACCCCTATCAAAGACAATGTGCCCCTGTTCTGGTCAACTATGGCACAAGTGAAAACTAATCACTACAGAGCTGTGGCCCACTACTTTGTGTCTTTGGCGCTGTTGGATCACCAGC ttggagCACAGGATGATGAGGACCAGCAGGAGAAAGCCTTGTCACAAGTCTATGATCATATCCCCGACGGGCGCACTCCTCTGGACATCCTGAAAAAAAGAGAGGACCGTGAGCGGATTG GTAAAGCACATATTCGCAGAGCCATTCTGTGCCACGAGGAAGCCCTGAGAGTTTATAGCCTATGCCTCCACTTGAACAAACTGGAAGTCCTTCAAGAGATCCTCAAGGCTAGTCTACAACGCTCACTGGAAAAGTCCAGTGcacatgaggaggaggaggagtttacGGACTACATGGAAGCACCCGATATTATCT CTAAGACCGAGCACAAAGCAGAATTGGACATTCCTGCCACCATAAAGGTGAAAGTCATCGACTTTTTCCAGAGGCTG GGCCCATTGTCAGTCTTCTCAGCCAAACAGCAGTGGACAGCACCAAAGACAATCCACATCTGTCCTGAAGATCGAGACCTGGGCTTCACTCTGAAAGGAGAACCTCCCGTCCAGGTGGTCTCTCTGGATCCTCTCTGCAAAGCGGCT GAGGATGGTCTAAAAGAGGGCGACTATATTGTTGCTGTGGGTGACACAGACTGCAAATGGATGGGTGTGGGTGACGTTATGCGCTTACTGAAGGATGTTGGTGAAGAAGGCATTGATATCCAGGTCGTTAGCATGATGGACTCCAACTCTGCTATG ccgACAAAAAGTGCAACTTTCTGTGGAAACATTCCAAAAACCTACTCTATGATTTGTCTGGCCTATAATGATGATGACAACCATCCCAAGACAAACAAAGTGAGCAAGAAATCATCGTTTTTGAGTTGGGGTATCAAAAACAAGCTGAAAAGTACGAGCACCCTCAGTCTCCCTACAGCAGACCATTCCACTGCCCAGCCGTGGAATAAACCCCATCCAAGTTTCCCTAGATGTAGTTCACACAACAATGACAGTCTCTAA